In a single window of the Streptacidiphilus sp. P02-A3a genome:
- a CDS encoding ATP-dependent DNA helicase, with product MTSQPVAPGARTGAYRLVRDPLATPRPPVLDAYQQAVVDHRGGPLLVLAGPGTGKTTTLVEAVTRRIAEGVPADEVLVLTFSRKAAVELRDRMTARVGGLGGVPQATTFHSFCYALVRAQQDQETRLASGPEQDVMVRELLAGNAEDARDGRGVRWPDELRACLTTRGFADEVRAVLARTRELGLGEDELKRFAERVGRPDWHAAAAFLADYLDVLDLRGVLDYSELVHRAVLLAERPEVGERLRRRYRVVFVDEYQDTDPAQVRLLRALAGDGRELIAVGDPDQSIYAFRGADINGILGFPQDFPRADGRPAPIRVLRVSRRSGATLLAASRTVALRMPMARLPAEALTQHRQLIAEQREGGSEATPSGVVAGRRVGRVEVYTYPTPGSETDNIADLLRRAHLEEGVPWGEMAVLVRAGARSIPGFRRALGSAGVPLEIDGDDLPLHAEPAVEPLLTALRVCADGAVHDRRMAAVGSAPGEDPLTAELARQLLTGPLGALDGADLRRLGRALREEERAALRALPPEHQRAVRPADQLVREALAEPERLVTLDGVHARRAHHLGQLLRKVRESLAGDASAEDALWALWDGSERWRQRLEAAALRPGTAGRNADRDLDAICALFETAARSAERMHGPRDALNFLAELEQQDIAADTLSGRTVRPDAVRLLTAHRSKGLEWRLVVVAGVQEGLWPDLRRRGSLLEADRIGRDGLAEPLSPGALLGEERRLFYTAVTRARERLIVTAVKAPADDGDQPSRFLRELYRELPDGTRVPDVRVEDVSHRPRRPLAVAALVAELRATTVDPAASPELREAAAERLTRLAALTDDDGVPLVPAAHPQRWWGMAEATGNAVPVREPEQPLRLSGSALEQVGSCALQWFLGREVRAEGASSAAQGFGNVVHVLADEVGSGRTPAELGVLMERLDTVWDALAFDAPWKSEQEKGEARAALERFLRWHADERGRVVAATEHPFEVELEAGGHTVRIRGSMDRVEREEPGGAAFVVDFKTGKRVVSGPDLRTHPQLGVYQLAVRAGAVDGLEAFAGEQPQPGGAELVQLRQAAGKDQEDRPKVQGQPSIADDSGWIEGLLVEAADRIVNERFVPTVGPGCDHCSFRRSCTGHPEGRQVVE from the coding sequence ATGACCTCCCAGCCCGTTGCCCCTGGTGCGCGCACGGGCGCGTACCGCCTGGTGCGCGACCCGCTGGCGACGCCCCGGCCCCCCGTGCTCGACGCCTACCAGCAGGCCGTGGTGGACCACCGGGGCGGCCCGCTGCTGGTCCTCGCCGGGCCGGGCACCGGCAAGACCACCACGCTGGTGGAGGCGGTGACCCGGCGGATCGCCGAGGGGGTGCCCGCCGACGAGGTGCTGGTGCTGACCTTCAGCCGCAAGGCCGCGGTGGAACTGCGCGACCGGATGACCGCCCGGGTCGGCGGCCTCGGCGGGGTGCCGCAGGCCACCACCTTCCACTCCTTCTGCTACGCCCTGGTCCGCGCCCAGCAGGACCAGGAGACCCGGCTGGCCTCGGGTCCGGAGCAGGACGTCATGGTCCGCGAGCTGCTCGCCGGGAACGCCGAGGACGCCAGGGACGGTCGCGGCGTCCGCTGGCCGGACGAGCTGCGGGCCTGCCTGACCACCCGGGGCTTCGCCGACGAGGTCCGCGCGGTGCTCGCCCGCACCCGGGAGCTGGGCCTGGGCGAGGACGAGCTGAAGCGCTTCGCCGAGCGGGTCGGCCGCCCGGACTGGCACGCGGCCGCGGCCTTCCTCGCGGACTACCTGGACGTGCTGGACCTGCGCGGGGTGCTCGACTACTCGGAGCTGGTGCACCGGGCGGTGCTGCTGGCCGAGCGCCCCGAGGTCGGCGAGCGGCTGCGCCGCCGGTACCGGGTGGTCTTCGTGGACGAGTACCAGGACACCGACCCGGCGCAGGTCCGACTGCTGCGGGCGCTGGCCGGGGACGGCCGCGAGCTGATCGCGGTGGGCGACCCGGACCAGTCCATCTACGCCTTCCGGGGGGCCGACATCAACGGCATCCTCGGCTTCCCGCAGGACTTTCCGCGGGCCGACGGCCGACCGGCGCCGATCAGGGTGCTCCGGGTGTCCCGCCGCTCCGGCGCCACGCTGCTCGCGGCCAGCCGCACGGTCGCGCTGCGGATGCCCATGGCCCGGCTCCCCGCCGAGGCACTGACCCAGCACCGCCAACTGATCGCGGAGCAAAGGGAGGGCGGGAGCGAAGCGACTCCCTCGGGGGTGGTGGCCGGGCGACGGGTGGGCCGGGTCGAGGTCTACACGTATCCGACGCCTGGTTCGGAGACGGACAACATCGCCGACCTGCTGCGCCGGGCGCACCTGGAGGAGGGCGTGCCGTGGGGCGAGATGGCGGTGCTGGTGCGGGCCGGGGCCCGGTCCATCCCCGGGTTCCGGCGGGCCCTCGGCTCGGCCGGGGTACCGCTGGAGATCGACGGCGACGACCTGCCGCTGCACGCGGAACCGGCGGTCGAGCCGCTGCTCACCGCACTGCGGGTGTGCGCCGACGGCGCGGTCCACGACCGCCGGATGGCGGCCGTCGGCAGCGCGCCCGGCGAGGACCCGCTGACCGCGGAGCTGGCCCGGCAACTGCTCACCGGCCCGCTGGGCGCGCTGGACGGCGCCGACCTGCGCCGCCTCGGCCGCGCCCTGCGCGAGGAGGAGCGTGCGGCCCTCCGCGCGCTCCCGCCGGAGCACCAACGCGCCGTGCGCCCCGCCGACCAGCTGGTGCGCGAGGCGCTGGCCGAACCGGAACGCCTGGTCACCCTGGACGGTGTGCACGCGCGGCGGGCGCACCACCTGGGCCAGCTGCTGCGCAAGGTACGCGAGTCGCTGGCCGGTGACGCCTCCGCCGAGGACGCGCTGTGGGCGCTGTGGGACGGCTCCGAGCGCTGGCGGCAGCGGCTGGAGGCGGCCGCCCTGCGCCCGGGCACCGCCGGGCGCAACGCCGACCGGGACCTGGACGCGATCTGCGCGCTGTTCGAGACCGCCGCCCGCTCCGCCGAGCGGATGCACGGGCCCAGGGACGCGCTGAACTTCCTCGCCGAGCTGGAGCAGCAGGACATCGCCGCGGACACCCTCTCCGGCCGCACCGTGCGCCCGGACGCCGTGCGGCTGCTCACCGCGCACCGGTCCAAGGGGCTGGAGTGGCGGCTGGTGGTCGTCGCCGGGGTGCAGGAGGGGCTCTGGCCGGACCTGCGGCGGCGCGGGTCGCTGCTGGAGGCGGACCGGATCGGCCGGGACGGCCTGGCCGAGCCGCTGAGCCCGGGCGCGCTGCTCGGCGAGGAGCGCCGGCTCTTCTACACCGCCGTGACCAGGGCCAGGGAGCGGCTGATCGTCACCGCGGTCAAGGCCCCGGCCGACGACGGCGACCAGCCCTCGCGCTTCCTGCGCGAGCTCTACCGGGAGCTCCCGGACGGCACCCGGGTCCCCGACGTCCGGGTCGAGGACGTCAGCCACCGGCCGCGCCGCCCGCTGGCGGTCGCCGCGCTGGTGGCCGAGTTGCGGGCGACCACGGTGGATCCGGCGGCCTCGCCGGAGCTGCGCGAGGCCGCCGCCGAGCGGCTGACCCGGCTGGCCGCGCTCACCGACGACGACGGTGTGCCGCTGGTCCCGGCCGCGCACCCGCAGCGCTGGTGGGGGATGGCGGAGGCGACCGGCAACGCCGTGCCGGTGCGCGAGCCGGAGCAGCCGCTGCGGCTGTCCGGCAGCGCCCTGGAGCAGGTCGGCTCCTGCGCGCTGCAGTGGTTCCTGGGCCGGGAGGTGCGGGCCGAGGGCGCCTCCAGCGCGGCCCAGGGCTTCGGTAACGTGGTGCACGTGCTCGCGGACGAGGTCGGCTCCGGGCGCACCCCGGCCGAGCTCGGGGTGCTGATGGAGCGGCTCGACACGGTCTGGGACGCGCTGGCCTTCGACGCGCCGTGGAAGTCCGAGCAGGAGAAGGGCGAGGCCAGGGCCGCCCTGGAGCGCTTCCTGCGCTGGCACGCGGACGAGCGCGGCCGGGTGGTGGCGGCCACCGAGCACCCGTTCGAGGTGGAGCTGGAGGCGGGCGGCCACACGGTGCGGATCCGCGGCAGCATGGACCGGGTGGAGCGGGAGGAGCCCGGCGGGGCGGCCTTCGTGGTCGACTTCAAGACCGGCAAGCGGGTGGTCTCAGGTCCCGACCTGCGGACCCACCCGCAGCTGGGCGTCTACCAGCTGGCGGTCCGCGCGGGCGCGGTCGACGGGCTGGAGGCCTTCGCCGGGGAGCAGCCGCAGCCGGGCGGGGCGGAGCTGGTGCAGCTGCGCCAGGCAGCCGGAAAGGACCAGGAGGATCGTCCCAAGGTCCAGGGCCAGCCCTCGATCGCGGACGATTCCGGCTGGATCGAGGGCCTGCTGGTCGAGGCCGCCGACCGGATCGTCAACGAGCGCTTCGTGCCGACCGTCGGCCCCGGCTGCGACCACTGCTCGTTCCGGCGCAGCTGCACCGGGCATCCGGAGGGCCGGCAGGTGGTGGAGTGA